The Oceanidesulfovibrio indonesiensis region ATCGGTGGATTCGCTCATCTCAGCTGCTCCTTCTCTTACAGGCCACGTACCGCACCAGGCCGTGGCCGATGACGGCCAGCAGGGCGAGGATGGCGGCGGCGTAGCCGAGGGTGTCGATCATGGCGAAGTGGTCGCGGCCGGGCACATAGAAGCCGGCGAGCTTCGCAAGCCTGCCGTCCGAGGAGTGGCAGCTTTCGCATTCGAGCCTGTTTTCCTGCGGCGCGACCATGTGCGTGGTGGGGTAGTAGTAGGCTGTTTCCACGAAGTCGTACTCGCCGCTGTACTCGAGATTCTTGGCCTTCTGGCCGGCGGCGATGGCCTTGCCCCAGTCGTAGTTGGCCCAGTATGCGGTTTCGTCCTTGCCGAAGAGGTGCGGGATGACCATGCGGTTCAGACCGGAATCATAGGGCTGCTTGCCGCGGTGCATCTTGAAGGGGTAGATGCGCGACCGTGTGTCATCGTAGCCGCCTACGGGCCAGTTCAGCTCTACCACCTCGGTGGGGTCGATCTCGTCGTTCAGGGTCACGTAGAGCATGGTGCCGTTGAACCAGCGGTATTCGGGAACCACGTTTTTTTCCCAAACGAAATCCCCTTTCTTGGTGTCGTACACGCTCTTGCCGTAGGGACCCTCTTCCGCATAGGGCTTACCGTCCTTTTTCTTGCCGGCGGTGGACCAGTCCCACCACATCTTGGTGGGCTCGGCGCGGGCCATGGTGGGAATATGGCAGGCCTGGCAGGAGACCTTGTCCGTGTGGTCGTTGGCCTTCACGCCGGGCTTGTGGGGCGTGGCCGTGTGGCAGGACTCGCATGCGATGCGCGTGACCTGGTCGTCGTCGATAAGGCTCTTGCGTTCCACGTGCGCGGGGTTCTTGTAGCACCGGCCGGCTATCTGGTGGGCTTCCGTGGTATGGCAGCGCACGCAGGAGAAGTTCGCGCCGTCCGCGGCCATGTGCACGTCCAGTTCCTTGGGCGGGTTGTACAAAGAGCTGTCGAGGTCGCCGTGTTTCACGGCGTCGCCGCCGCCGCCCATGAAGTGGCAGTCCCCGCAGTTCTTTCGGCTGGGCCGGCCAACGGATTGGGCCACCTTGTTCCAGTCCGGGGGGAGATACTCCTTGCCGTCGCCCGGAAAGACCGTGGGTTCGGAAACCGGATTGCCGGCGCCGGCCGGATGCTTCTCATAGGTTCCGGTCTGCTCGTGGCAGACGAGGCAGTCCACCTTGGTGGGATCGCTGAAGTCGAAGCTCGCGTCCTTGAAGCCGTAGCCTATGTGGCAGGAG contains the following coding sequences:
- a CDS encoding tetrathionate reductase family octaheme c-type cytochrome; its protein translation is MKRNRSASIWTILALVALSFMCVWPVVAATQQEQPQKTYGADEARARTQQPARWVTTDHSKHEALQGNFTSGPEVTTACLSCHNEAAKQVHQTIHWTWLCPHDEKQEMGKYGLTLNNFCVAVPSNEPRCTSCHIGYGFKDASFDFSDPTKVDCLVCHEQTGTYEKHPAGAGNPVSEPTVFPGDGKEYLPPDWNKVAQSVGRPSRKNCGDCHFMGGGGDAVKHGDLDSSLYNPPKELDVHMAADGANFSCVRCHTTEAHQIAGRCYKNPAHVERKSLIDDDQVTRIACESCHTATPHKPGVKANDHTDKVSCQACHIPTMARAEPTKMWWDWSTAGKKKDGKPYAEEGPYGKSVYDTKKGDFVWEKNVVPEYRWFNGTMLYVTLNDEIDPTEVVELNWPVGGYDDTRSRIYPFKMHRGKQPYDSGLNRMVIPHLFGKDETAYWANYDWGKAIAAGQKAKNLEYSGEYDFVETAYYYPTTHMVAPQENRLECESCHSSDGRLAKLAGFYVPGRDHFAMIDTLGYAAAILALLAVIGHGLVRYVACKRRSS